One region of Citrus sinensis cultivar Valencia sweet orange chromosome 6, DVS_A1.0, whole genome shotgun sequence genomic DNA includes:
- the LOC102622580 gene encoding receptor kinase-like protein Xa21 isoform X3, with amino-acid sequence MSLGMMIRFLLLRCFTLSFIIASANTTSITTDRDALLAFKAHITHDPTNFVAKNWSTSTSVCNWTGVTCDVYNHRVTALNISLFGLTGTIPSQLGNLSSLQSLNLSHNRLSGAIPSSIFSINSLQILDLSDNQLSGSFPSSISNMSSLTFIDFSSNTLSDQLSPNICNHFPNLESLLLKNNTFNGEIPSTLSNCRQLRKLYLSLNQFTGAIPKEIGKLTRLSVLSLRDNKFQGEIPQELGNLAKLEQLWLQSNFLNGTIPSSIFKFSFLLYLDLSNNSLRGTVPKEIGNVSHLKWLYLHYNRFLGAIPKEIGNLTKLLRLSLQDNKFQGEIPHELGNLAELETLSLQNNSLTGTIPSSIFKLSSLLYLDFSNNNLRGEIPHELGNLAELETLSLQNNSLTGTIPSSIFKLSSLLYLGFSNNSLRGEIPHELGNLAELETLSLQNNFLTGTIPSSIFKLSSLLYLDFSNNNLRGTIPKEIGNLTNLKELSLYNNRFKGTIPKEIGNFTKLKELILSNNRLEGEIPHEIGNLRDLEWLELSDNKLVGVVPATIFNLSTLKVFAVSNNSLSGSLQSSADVQLPNLEGIYLWGNNFSGTIPSFIFNASKLSTLALGDNSFFGFIPNTFGNLGNLRRFNIENNYLTSSTPELNFLSSLSNSKYLKVLELSYNPLNGILPRTSMGNLSHSLEKFVMINCNVGGAIPEEISNLTNLRMIGFSGNKLNGSIPITLGKLQKLQLLSFRDNKLEGSIPEDVCSLAELYQLHLGGNKLSRSIPTCIGNLTSLRTLSLGSNELISVIPSTLWNLEYIMNLNFSSNFLTGPLPLEIGNLKVLVGIDFSMNNFSGAIPTTIGGLAYLQYLLLGHNKLEGSIPNPIGDLISLEYLDLSNNNLSGPIPVSLEKLLYLKDLNLSFNNLEGEIPKGGSFGNFSAKSFEGNKLLCGSPNLQVPPCKTSIHHTSRKNALLLGIVLPLSIVSMIVVILLISRYRKRGKQLPNDANMPPVATWRRFSYLELFQATDGFSENNLIGRGSFGSVYKARIQDGMEVAVKVFHLQCGGVFKSFDVECEVMKSIRHRNLIKIISTCSNDDFKALVLEYMPHGSLEKCLYSSNCILDIFQRLNIMIDIAVALEYLHFGYSALVIHCDLKPSNVLLDDNMVAHLSDFGIAKLLTGEDQSKSQTQTLATIGYMAPEYGREGRVSTNGDVYSFGIMLMETFTKKKPTDKIFAGEMTLKYWVSNLLPISVMEIVDANLLSREDKHFAAKEQCVSFVFNLAMECTVESAEQRINAKEIVTRLLKIRDSLLICTRESKLN; translated from the exons ATGTCTCTCGGGATGATGATCAGATTTCTCTTACTCCGTTGCTTTACTCTTTCCTTCATTATTGCATCAGCTAACACAACTAGTATTACCACAGACCGAGATGCTCTTCTTGCCTTCAAAGCTCATATAACTCATGATCCAACCAATTTCGTAGCTAAAAATTGGAGCACGAGTACTTCTGTCTGTAATTGGACAGGAGTGACTTGTGATGTCTATAACCATAGAGTCACAGCTTtgaatatttctctttttggcCTCACAGGCACCATCCCTTCCCAGCTTGGGAATCTATCTTCTCTGCAATCACTTAATCTCAGTCATAACCGACTTTCGGGTGCCATACCTTCCTCTATCTTCAGCATAAACTCACTACAAATACTTGATCTCAGTGATAACCAACTCTCTGGTTCTTTCCCTTCTTCCATCTCCAATATGTCTTCCTTaacttttattgatttttcaagCAATACACTATCGGACCAACTCTCACCCAATATTTGTAATCATTTTCCTAATTTGGAATCCCTGCTCCTGAAAAATAACACGTTTAACGGCGAAATACCATCCACTTTATCAAACTGCAGACAGCTGCGAAAGTTATATTTATCACTCAATCAGTTCACAGGAGCTATACCGAAAGAAATCGGCAAATTGACAAGGCTTTCGGTGTTATCTCTTCGAGATAACAAATTCCAAG GAGAAATTCCGCAGGAGCTAGGAAATCTTGCAAAATTGGAGCAGTTATGGctacaatcaaatttcttaaatggAACCATTCCTTCCTCaatcttcaaattttcttttctattgtATTTGGATTTGTCAAATAATAGCTTGAGAG GTACCGTACCAAAAGAAATCGGCAACGTTTCTCATCTAAAGTGGTTATATCTTCACTACAACAGGTTCTTAG GAGCTATACCAAAAGAAATTGGCAACTTGACCAAGCTTTTGAGGTTATCTCTTCAAGATAACAAATTCCAAG gTGAAATTCCACACGAGCTAGGAAACCTTGCAGAATTGGAGACGTTATCTCTACAAAATAATTCCTTAACTGGAACCATTCCCTCCTCAATCTTCAAACTTTCGTCTCTACTGTATTTGGATTTCTCAAACAATAACTTGAGAG gTGAAATTCCACACGAGCTAGGAAACCTTGCAGAATTGGAGACGTTATCTCTACAAAATAATTCCTTAACCGGAACCATTCCTTCCTCAATCTTCAAACTTTCGTCTCTATTGTATTTGGGTTTCTCAAACAATAGCTTGAGAG gTGAAATTCCACACGAGCTAGGAAACCTTGCAGAATTGGAGACGTTATctctacaaaataatttcttaactGGAACCATTCCTTCCTCAATCTTCAAACTTTCGTCTCTACTGTATTTGGATTTCTCAAACAATAACTTGAGAG GTACCATACCGAAAGAAATTGGTAACTTGACTAATCTTAAGGAGTTATCTCTTTACAATAACAGATTCAAAG GCACCATACCAAAAGAAATTGGCAACTTTACTAAGCTTAAGGAGTTAATTCTTTCCAATAACAGACTTGAAG GTGAGATACCACATGAAATCGGTAATCTCCGTGATTTGGAGTGGTTGGAGCTTTCTGATAACAAATTAGTTGGTGTTGTCCCAGCTACAATCTTCAATTTGTCAACACTCAAAGTATTTGCGGTTTCAAATAATTCTCTCTCGGGAAGTCTTCAATCAAGCGCAGATGTCCAACTTCCAAATCTTGAGGGGATTTACTTGTGGGGTAACAATTTTAGTGGCACAATTCCTAGTTTCATCTTCAATGCTTCTAAGCTCTCTACACTAGCCTTGGGAGATAACTCATTCTTCGGTTTTATTCCCAACACATTTGGCAACTTAGGAAACCTTCGGCGGTTTAATATagagaataattatttgaCGTCTTCAACTCCAGAATTGAACTTTCTATCCTCGTTGTCAAATAGCAAGTATTTAAAAGTTCTTGAGTTATCATATAATCCACTAAATGGCATTCTTCCAAGGACATCTATGGGTAATCTTTCACATTCTTTGGAAAAATTTGTCATGATCAATTGCAACGTTGGTGGCGCTATTCCTGAAGAGATTAGCAACTTAACCAACTTGAGAATGATTGGTTTTTCAGGCAATAAATTGAATGGATCAATTCCGATTACTCTCGGCAAATTACAAAAGCTTCAACTTTTGAGTTTTCGAGATAATAAATTGGAAGGATCTATCCCGGAAGATGTTTGTAGTTTGGCTGAACTGTATCAGTTGCACTTAGGTGGCAATAAGCTCTCTAGATCAATTCCTACATGCATTGGTAATCTGACTTCTCTAAGGACACTCTCGTTAGGttccaatgaattaatttctGTCATACCCTCAACTTTGTGGAACCTTGAGTACATCATGAACCTCAACTTTTCCTCAAATTTTTTGACTGGCCCACTACCATTAGAGATTGGAAATTTGAAGGTTTTGGTAGGAATAGATTTTTCgatgaataatttttcaggAGCTATCCCAACTACAATTGGAGGCCTAGCATATTTACAATATCTCCTCTTAGGACATAACAAATTGGAAGGCTCGATTCCTAATCCAATTGGTGATTTGATAAGCTTGGAATATTTGGATCTGTCCAATAATAATCTCTCTGGGCCTATTCCTGTGTCTTTAGAGAAACTCTTATATCTCAAAGATCTAAATCTTTCTTTCAACAATCTAGAAGGTGAAATTCCCAAGGGAGGATCTTTTGGAAACTTCTCGGCTAAATCATTTGAGGGAAACAAATTATTATGTGGTTCACCCAATCTACAAGTCCCACCATGTAAAACTAGCATCCACCATACATCAAGAAAAAATGCTCTTCTCCTAGGGATTGTCTTGCCATTGAGTATTGTGTCTATGATAGTAGTCATTTTGTTGATCTCTAGATATAGAAAGAGAGGAAAACAACTACCAAATGATGCTAATATGCCACCAGTGGCAACTTGGAGAAGGTTTTCATATCTAGAGCTTTTTCAAGCAACAGACGGATTTAGTGAAAACAATCTAATTGGTAGAGGAAGTTTTGGCTCTGTTTACAAAGCAAGAATTCAAGATGGGATGGAGGTTGCAGTAAAGGTTTTTCACCTGCAATGTGGAGGAGTATTTAAGAGTTTCGATGTTGAATGTGAGGTGATGAAAAGTATTCGCCATCGAAACcttatcaaaatcatcagtACTTGttcaaatgatgattttaaagCGTTGGTATTAGAATACATGCCTCATGGAAGTCTAGAAAAGTGTTTGTATTCGAGCAACTGCATTTtggatatttttcaaagattgaACATAATGATAGATATTGCAGTAGCTTTGGAATATCTGCACTTCGGTTATTCAGCTCTTGTAATTCATTGTGACTTAAAGCCTAGCAATGTATTGTTAGATGATAATATGGTTGCCCATTTGAGTGATTTTGGCATTGCAAAGCTCTTAACCGGAGAAGATCAATCTAAGAGTCAAACACAAACACTTGCCACAATAGGTTATATGGCACCAG AGTATGGAAGAGAAGGACGAGTATCCACAAATGGGGATGTTTACAGCTTTGGAATTATGTTAATGGAAACATTTACAAAGAAGAAACCTACTGATAAAATTTTTGCTGGAGAAATGACGTTAAAGTATTGGGTTAGTAATTTGTTACCCATTTCAGTCATGGAAATTGTCGATGCAAATCTACTAAGTCGGGAGGACAAACATTTTGCCGCCAAAGAACAATGTGTGTCGTTTGTCTTCAATTTGGCTATGGAGTGCACTGTAGAATCAGCAGAGCAGAGAATCAATGCAAAAGAAATTGTAACaagacttttaaaaattagagactcTTTGCTTATCTGTACAAGagaatcaaaattgaattga
- the LOC102622580 gene encoding probable LRR receptor-like serine/threonine-protein kinase At3g47570 isoform X11 — protein MSLGMMIRFLLLRCFTLSFIIASANTTSITTDRDALLAFKAHITHDPTNFVAKNWSTSTSVCNWTGVTCDVYNHRVTALNISLFGLTGTIPSQLGNLSSLQSLNLSHNRLSGAIPSSIFSINSLQILDLSDNQLSGSFPSSISNMSSLTFIDFSSNTLSDQLSPNICNHFPNLESLLLKNNTFNGEIPSTLSNCRQLRKLYLSLNQFTGAIPKEIGKLTRLSVLSLRDNKFQGEIPQELGNLAKLEQLWLQSNFLNGTIPSSIFKFSFLLYLDLSNNSLRGTVPKEIGNVSHLKWLYLHYNRFLGAIPKEIGNLTKLLRLSLQDNKFQGEIPHELGNLAELETLSLQNNSLTGTIPSSIFKLSSLLYLDFSNNNLRGTIPKEIGNLTNLKELSLYNNRFKGTIPKEIGNFTKLKELILSNNRLEGEIPHEIGNLRDLEWLELSDNKLVGVVPATIFNLSTLKVFAVSNNSLSGSLQSSADVQLPNLEGIYLWGNNFSGTIPSFIFNASKLSTLALGDNSFFGFIPNTFGNLGNLRRFNIENNYLTSSTPELNFLSSLSNSKYLKVLELSYNPLNGILPRTSMGNLSHSLEKFVMINCNVGGAIPEEISNLTNLRMIGFSGNKLNGSIPITLGKLQKLQLLSFRDNKLEGSIPEDVCSLAELYQLHLGGNKLSRSIPTCIGNLTSLRTLSLGSNELISVIPSTLWNLEYIMNLNFSSNFLTGPLPLEIGNLKVLVGIDFSMNNFSGAIPTTIGGLAYLQYLLLGHNKLEGSIPNPIGDLISLEYLDLSNNNLSGPIPVSLEKLLYLKDLNLSFNNLEGEIPKGGSFGNFSAKSFEGNKLLCGSPNLQVPPCKTSIHHTSRKNALLLGIVLPLSIVSMIVVILLISRYRKRGKQLPNDANMPPVATWRRFSYLELFQATDGFSENNLIGRGSFGSVYKARIQDGMEVAVKVFHLQCGGVFKSFDVECEVMKSIRHRNLIKIISTCSNDDFKALVLEYMPHGSLEKCLYSSNCILDIFQRLNIMIDIAVALEYLHFGYSALVIHCDLKPSNVLLDDNMVAHLSDFGIAKLLTGEDQSKSQTQTLATIGYMAPEYGREGRVSTNGDVYSFGIMLMETFTKKKPTDKIFAGEMTLKYWVSNLLPISVMEIVDANLLSREDKHFAAKEQCVSFVFNLAMECTVESAEQRINAKEIVTRLLKIRDSLLICTRESKLN, from the exons ATGTCTCTCGGGATGATGATCAGATTTCTCTTACTCCGTTGCTTTACTCTTTCCTTCATTATTGCATCAGCTAACACAACTAGTATTACCACAGACCGAGATGCTCTTCTTGCCTTCAAAGCTCATATAACTCATGATCCAACCAATTTCGTAGCTAAAAATTGGAGCACGAGTACTTCTGTCTGTAATTGGACAGGAGTGACTTGTGATGTCTATAACCATAGAGTCACAGCTTtgaatatttctctttttggcCTCACAGGCACCATCCCTTCCCAGCTTGGGAATCTATCTTCTCTGCAATCACTTAATCTCAGTCATAACCGACTTTCGGGTGCCATACCTTCCTCTATCTTCAGCATAAACTCACTACAAATACTTGATCTCAGTGATAACCAACTCTCTGGTTCTTTCCCTTCTTCCATCTCCAATATGTCTTCCTTaacttttattgatttttcaagCAATACACTATCGGACCAACTCTCACCCAATATTTGTAATCATTTTCCTAATTTGGAATCCCTGCTCCTGAAAAATAACACGTTTAACGGCGAAATACCATCCACTTTATCAAACTGCAGACAGCTGCGAAAGTTATATTTATCACTCAATCAGTTCACAGGAGCTATACCGAAAGAAATCGGCAAATTGACAAGGCTTTCGGTGTTATCTCTTCGAGATAACAAATTCCAAG GAGAAATTCCGCAGGAGCTAGGAAATCTTGCAAAATTGGAGCAGTTATGGctacaatcaaatttcttaaatggAACCATTCCTTCCTCaatcttcaaattttcttttctattgtATTTGGATTTGTCAAATAATAGCTTGAGAG GTACCGTACCAAAAGAAATCGGCAACGTTTCTCATCTAAAGTGGTTATATCTTCACTACAACAGGTTCTTAG GAGCTATACCAAAAGAAATTGGCAACTTGACCAAGCTTTTGAGGTTATCTCTTCAAGATAACAAATTCCAAG gTGAAATTCCACACGAGCTAGGAAACCTTGCAGAATTGGAGACGTTATCTCTACAAAATAATTCCTTAACTGGAACCATTCCCTCCTCAATCTTCAAACTTTCGTCTCTACTGTATTTGGATTTCTCAAACAATAACTTGAGAG GTACCATACCGAAAGAAATTGGTAACTTGACTAATCTTAAGGAGTTATCTCTTTACAATAACAGATTCAAAG GCACCATACCAAAAGAAATTGGCAACTTTACTAAGCTTAAGGAGTTAATTCTTTCCAATAACAGACTTGAAG GTGAGATACCACATGAAATCGGTAATCTCCGTGATTTGGAGTGGTTGGAGCTTTCTGATAACAAATTAGTTGGTGTTGTCCCAGCTACAATCTTCAATTTGTCAACACTCAAAGTATTTGCGGTTTCAAATAATTCTCTCTCGGGAAGTCTTCAATCAAGCGCAGATGTCCAACTTCCAAATCTTGAGGGGATTTACTTGTGGGGTAACAATTTTAGTGGCACAATTCCTAGTTTCATCTTCAATGCTTCTAAGCTCTCTACACTAGCCTTGGGAGATAACTCATTCTTCGGTTTTATTCCCAACACATTTGGCAACTTAGGAAACCTTCGGCGGTTTAATATagagaataattatttgaCGTCTTCAACTCCAGAATTGAACTTTCTATCCTCGTTGTCAAATAGCAAGTATTTAAAAGTTCTTGAGTTATCATATAATCCACTAAATGGCATTCTTCCAAGGACATCTATGGGTAATCTTTCACATTCTTTGGAAAAATTTGTCATGATCAATTGCAACGTTGGTGGCGCTATTCCTGAAGAGATTAGCAACTTAACCAACTTGAGAATGATTGGTTTTTCAGGCAATAAATTGAATGGATCAATTCCGATTACTCTCGGCAAATTACAAAAGCTTCAACTTTTGAGTTTTCGAGATAATAAATTGGAAGGATCTATCCCGGAAGATGTTTGTAGTTTGGCTGAACTGTATCAGTTGCACTTAGGTGGCAATAAGCTCTCTAGATCAATTCCTACATGCATTGGTAATCTGACTTCTCTAAGGACACTCTCGTTAGGttccaatgaattaatttctGTCATACCCTCAACTTTGTGGAACCTTGAGTACATCATGAACCTCAACTTTTCCTCAAATTTTTTGACTGGCCCACTACCATTAGAGATTGGAAATTTGAAGGTTTTGGTAGGAATAGATTTTTCgatgaataatttttcaggAGCTATCCCAACTACAATTGGAGGCCTAGCATATTTACAATATCTCCTCTTAGGACATAACAAATTGGAAGGCTCGATTCCTAATCCAATTGGTGATTTGATAAGCTTGGAATATTTGGATCTGTCCAATAATAATCTCTCTGGGCCTATTCCTGTGTCTTTAGAGAAACTCTTATATCTCAAAGATCTAAATCTTTCTTTCAACAATCTAGAAGGTGAAATTCCCAAGGGAGGATCTTTTGGAAACTTCTCGGCTAAATCATTTGAGGGAAACAAATTATTATGTGGTTCACCCAATCTACAAGTCCCACCATGTAAAACTAGCATCCACCATACATCAAGAAAAAATGCTCTTCTCCTAGGGATTGTCTTGCCATTGAGTATTGTGTCTATGATAGTAGTCATTTTGTTGATCTCTAGATATAGAAAGAGAGGAAAACAACTACCAAATGATGCTAATATGCCACCAGTGGCAACTTGGAGAAGGTTTTCATATCTAGAGCTTTTTCAAGCAACAGACGGATTTAGTGAAAACAATCTAATTGGTAGAGGAAGTTTTGGCTCTGTTTACAAAGCAAGAATTCAAGATGGGATGGAGGTTGCAGTAAAGGTTTTTCACCTGCAATGTGGAGGAGTATTTAAGAGTTTCGATGTTGAATGTGAGGTGATGAAAAGTATTCGCCATCGAAACcttatcaaaatcatcagtACTTGttcaaatgatgattttaaagCGTTGGTATTAGAATACATGCCTCATGGAAGTCTAGAAAAGTGTTTGTATTCGAGCAACTGCATTTtggatatttttcaaagattgaACATAATGATAGATATTGCAGTAGCTTTGGAATATCTGCACTTCGGTTATTCAGCTCTTGTAATTCATTGTGACTTAAAGCCTAGCAATGTATTGTTAGATGATAATATGGTTGCCCATTTGAGTGATTTTGGCATTGCAAAGCTCTTAACCGGAGAAGATCAATCTAAGAGTCAAACACAAACACTTGCCACAATAGGTTATATGGCACCAG AGTATGGAAGAGAAGGACGAGTATCCACAAATGGGGATGTTTACAGCTTTGGAATTATGTTAATGGAAACATTTACAAAGAAGAAACCTACTGATAAAATTTTTGCTGGAGAAATGACGTTAAAGTATTGGGTTAGTAATTTGTTACCCATTTCAGTCATGGAAATTGTCGATGCAAATCTACTAAGTCGGGAGGACAAACATTTTGCCGCCAAAGAACAATGTGTGTCGTTTGTCTTCAATTTGGCTATGGAGTGCACTGTAGAATCAGCAGAGCAGAGAATCAATGCAAAAGAAATTGTAACaagacttttaaaaattagagactcTTTGCTTATCTGTACAAGagaatcaaaattgaattga
- the LOC102622580 gene encoding receptor kinase-like protein Xa21 isoform X12 → MSLGMMIRFLLLRCFTLSFIIASANTTSITTDRDALLAFKAHITHDPTNFVAKNWSTSTSVCNWTGVTCDVYNHRVTALNISLFGLTGTIPSQLGNLSSLQSLNLSHNRLSGAIPSSIFSINSLQILDLSDNQLSGSFPSSISNMSSLTFIDFSSNTLSDQLSPNICNHFPNLESLLLKNNTFNGEIPSTLSNCRQLRKLYLSLNQFTGAIPKEIGKLTRLSVLSLRDNKFQGEIPQELGNLAKLEQLWLQSNFLNGTIPSSIFKFSFLLYLDLSNNSLRGTVPKEIGNVSHLKWLYLHYNRFLGAIPKEIGNLTKLLRLSLQDNKFQGEIPHELGNLAELETLSLQNNSLTGTIPSSIFKLSSLLYLDFSNNNLRGTIPKEIGNLTNLKELSLYNNRFKGEIPHEIGNLRDLEWLELSDNKLVGVVPATIFNLSTLKVFAVSNNSLSGSLQSSADVQLPNLEGIYLWGNNFSGTIPSFIFNASKLSTLALGDNSFFGFIPNTFGNLGNLRRFNIENNYLTSSTPELNFLSSLSNSKYLKVLELSYNPLNGILPRTSMGNLSHSLEKFVMINCNVGGAIPEEISNLTNLRMIGFSGNKLNGSIPITLGKLQKLQLLSFRDNKLEGSIPEDVCSLAELYQLHLGGNKLSRSIPTCIGNLTSLRTLSLGSNELISVIPSTLWNLEYIMNLNFSSNFLTGPLPLEIGNLKVLVGIDFSMNNFSGAIPTTIGGLAYLQYLLLGHNKLEGSIPNPIGDLISLEYLDLSNNNLSGPIPVSLEKLLYLKDLNLSFNNLEGEIPKGGSFGNFSAKSFEGNKLLCGSPNLQVPPCKTSIHHTSRKNALLLGIVLPLSIVSMIVVILLISRYRKRGKQLPNDANMPPVATWRRFSYLELFQATDGFSENNLIGRGSFGSVYKARIQDGMEVAVKVFHLQCGGVFKSFDVECEVMKSIRHRNLIKIISTCSNDDFKALVLEYMPHGSLEKCLYSSNCILDIFQRLNIMIDIAVALEYLHFGYSALVIHCDLKPSNVLLDDNMVAHLSDFGIAKLLTGEDQSKSQTQTLATIGYMAPEYGREGRVSTNGDVYSFGIMLMETFTKKKPTDKIFAGEMTLKYWVSNLLPISVMEIVDANLLSREDKHFAAKEQCVSFVFNLAMECTVESAEQRINAKEIVTRLLKIRDSLLICTRESKLN, encoded by the exons ATGTCTCTCGGGATGATGATCAGATTTCTCTTACTCCGTTGCTTTACTCTTTCCTTCATTATTGCATCAGCTAACACAACTAGTATTACCACAGACCGAGATGCTCTTCTTGCCTTCAAAGCTCATATAACTCATGATCCAACCAATTTCGTAGCTAAAAATTGGAGCACGAGTACTTCTGTCTGTAATTGGACAGGAGTGACTTGTGATGTCTATAACCATAGAGTCACAGCTTtgaatatttctctttttggcCTCACAGGCACCATCCCTTCCCAGCTTGGGAATCTATCTTCTCTGCAATCACTTAATCTCAGTCATAACCGACTTTCGGGTGCCATACCTTCCTCTATCTTCAGCATAAACTCACTACAAATACTTGATCTCAGTGATAACCAACTCTCTGGTTCTTTCCCTTCTTCCATCTCCAATATGTCTTCCTTaacttttattgatttttcaagCAATACACTATCGGACCAACTCTCACCCAATATTTGTAATCATTTTCCTAATTTGGAATCCCTGCTCCTGAAAAATAACACGTTTAACGGCGAAATACCATCCACTTTATCAAACTGCAGACAGCTGCGAAAGTTATATTTATCACTCAATCAGTTCACAGGAGCTATACCGAAAGAAATCGGCAAATTGACAAGGCTTTCGGTGTTATCTCTTCGAGATAACAAATTCCAAG GAGAAATTCCGCAGGAGCTAGGAAATCTTGCAAAATTGGAGCAGTTATGGctacaatcaaatttcttaaatggAACCATTCCTTCCTCaatcttcaaattttcttttctattgtATTTGGATTTGTCAAATAATAGCTTGAGAG GTACCGTACCAAAAGAAATCGGCAACGTTTCTCATCTAAAGTGGTTATATCTTCACTACAACAGGTTCTTAG GAGCTATACCAAAAGAAATTGGCAACTTGACCAAGCTTTTGAGGTTATCTCTTCAAGATAACAAATTCCAAG gTGAAATTCCACACGAGCTAGGAAACCTTGCAGAATTGGAGACGTTATCTCTACAAAATAATTCCTTAACTGGAACCATTCCCTCCTCAATCTTCAAACTTTCGTCTCTACTGTATTTGGATTTCTCAAACAATAACTTGAGAG GTACCATACCGAAAGAAATTGGTAACTTGACTAATCTTAAGGAGTTATCTCTTTACAATAACAGATTCAAAG GTGAGATACCACATGAAATCGGTAATCTCCGTGATTTGGAGTGGTTGGAGCTTTCTGATAACAAATTAGTTGGTGTTGTCCCAGCTACAATCTTCAATTTGTCAACACTCAAAGTATTTGCGGTTTCAAATAATTCTCTCTCGGGAAGTCTTCAATCAAGCGCAGATGTCCAACTTCCAAATCTTGAGGGGATTTACTTGTGGGGTAACAATTTTAGTGGCACAATTCCTAGTTTCATCTTCAATGCTTCTAAGCTCTCTACACTAGCCTTGGGAGATAACTCATTCTTCGGTTTTATTCCCAACACATTTGGCAACTTAGGAAACCTTCGGCGGTTTAATATagagaataattatttgaCGTCTTCAACTCCAGAATTGAACTTTCTATCCTCGTTGTCAAATAGCAAGTATTTAAAAGTTCTTGAGTTATCATATAATCCACTAAATGGCATTCTTCCAAGGACATCTATGGGTAATCTTTCACATTCTTTGGAAAAATTTGTCATGATCAATTGCAACGTTGGTGGCGCTATTCCTGAAGAGATTAGCAACTTAACCAACTTGAGAATGATTGGTTTTTCAGGCAATAAATTGAATGGATCAATTCCGATTACTCTCGGCAAATTACAAAAGCTTCAACTTTTGAGTTTTCGAGATAATAAATTGGAAGGATCTATCCCGGAAGATGTTTGTAGTTTGGCTGAACTGTATCAGTTGCACTTAGGTGGCAATAAGCTCTCTAGATCAATTCCTACATGCATTGGTAATCTGACTTCTCTAAGGACACTCTCGTTAGGttccaatgaattaatttctGTCATACCCTCAACTTTGTGGAACCTTGAGTACATCATGAACCTCAACTTTTCCTCAAATTTTTTGACTGGCCCACTACCATTAGAGATTGGAAATTTGAAGGTTTTGGTAGGAATAGATTTTTCgatgaataatttttcaggAGCTATCCCAACTACAATTGGAGGCCTAGCATATTTACAATATCTCCTCTTAGGACATAACAAATTGGAAGGCTCGATTCCTAATCCAATTGGTGATTTGATAAGCTTGGAATATTTGGATCTGTCCAATAATAATCTCTCTGGGCCTATTCCTGTGTCTTTAGAGAAACTCTTATATCTCAAAGATCTAAATCTTTCTTTCAACAATCTAGAAGGTGAAATTCCCAAGGGAGGATCTTTTGGAAACTTCTCGGCTAAATCATTTGAGGGAAACAAATTATTATGTGGTTCACCCAATCTACAAGTCCCACCATGTAAAACTAGCATCCACCATACATCAAGAAAAAATGCTCTTCTCCTAGGGATTGTCTTGCCATTGAGTATTGTGTCTATGATAGTAGTCATTTTGTTGATCTCTAGATATAGAAAGAGAGGAAAACAACTACCAAATGATGCTAATATGCCACCAGTGGCAACTTGGAGAAGGTTTTCATATCTAGAGCTTTTTCAAGCAACAGACGGATTTAGTGAAAACAATCTAATTGGTAGAGGAAGTTTTGGCTCTGTTTACAAAGCAAGAATTCAAGATGGGATGGAGGTTGCAGTAAAGGTTTTTCACCTGCAATGTGGAGGAGTATTTAAGAGTTTCGATGTTGAATGTGAGGTGATGAAAAGTATTCGCCATCGAAACcttatcaaaatcatcagtACTTGttcaaatgatgattttaaagCGTTGGTATTAGAATACATGCCTCATGGAAGTCTAGAAAAGTGTTTGTATTCGAGCAACTGCATTTtggatatttttcaaagattgaACATAATGATAGATATTGCAGTAGCTTTGGAATATCTGCACTTCGGTTATTCAGCTCTTGTAATTCATTGTGACTTAAAGCCTAGCAATGTATTGTTAGATGATAATATGGTTGCCCATTTGAGTGATTTTGGCATTGCAAAGCTCTTAACCGGAGAAGATCAATCTAAGAGTCAAACACAAACACTTGCCACAATAGGTTATATGGCACCAG AGTATGGAAGAGAAGGACGAGTATCCACAAATGGGGATGTTTACAGCTTTGGAATTATGTTAATGGAAACATTTACAAAGAAGAAACCTACTGATAAAATTTTTGCTGGAGAAATGACGTTAAAGTATTGGGTTAGTAATTTGTTACCCATTTCAGTCATGGAAATTGTCGATGCAAATCTACTAAGTCGGGAGGACAAACATTTTGCCGCCAAAGAACAATGTGTGTCGTTTGTCTTCAATTTGGCTATGGAGTGCACTGTAGAATCAGCAGAGCAGAGAATCAATGCAAAAGAAATTGTAACaagacttttaaaaattagagactcTTTGCTTATCTGTACAAGagaatcaaaattgaattga